Part of the Cereibacter sphaeroides 2.4.1 genome, GGCGGGAGGGCCAGCCGGGGAGAAGCCGGGGGCTGCGCGCCCCCGGACCCCGCGGGATATTTGGGCAGAGTGAAAGCGAAAGGGAGAGACGCGCCCCGGCGGCGGGCCCGGGCGCGTCGGTGGACGGGGCGGCAGAGCGCGGGGCGGAGGGCCGGGGGGGGCCGCGCGGCGCGAGGCGCCCGGGCCGCGGAGATCGGGGGCGGGGGCTGTGCGCCCCGCGCCGGGGGTCAGGCGGCGTGCGCGCCCGAGGCCTTCAGCTCCTCGACCACCGCCTCGAGCGGCAGATCGATGCGCTCGATGGCCAGTTCCTCGAGGAAGAGCCGTTCCATGCGGGTGAGCGGGCCCTCGATCACCGCCACATGCCCCCTCGCCGAGCGTTTCGCGATCTGGCGGGCGTAGGTGCGCAGGAGCTGGTCGTCGAACCGGCAGCCGAGGAAGAGGAAACCGCGGCCGGTGCGGCGGTTCTGCACCTCCTCGGGGATCGGGCTCTGGATGTCGATCTCGGTCAGGACCTCGACATAGTCGCTGTCGGAGACGAGGAAGGAATGGCCCGGCACCGCCATCCCGTGCGGCTTGTAGAGGAGGCTCCGCCAGCCGGGATCGGCCGCGGAACAGAGCGCGTCGGCCGCGTCGTAGGCGCGGTGCCAGATCTCGGCCCATTCGCCGTTGCGGCTGACGCCCTGCACGAGGCCCCAGTCGGGCGCCCCCTGCCGGAA contains:
- a CDS encoding SIR2 family NAD-dependent protein deacylase — encoded protein: MTREMLRVALEAVGQGRVVPYLGPGVAALGGALAAPAALSARIEAEVRVPRRAQGNLWAAAQFVETRRFRATLEAMVVKAFAAPTGPNPIHDWLAAVRPPMVVDAWYDAGLVRRFRQGAPDWGLVQGVSRNGEWAEIWHRAYDAADALCSAADPGWRSLLYKPHGMAVPGHSFLVSDSDYVEVLTEIDIQSPIPEEVQNRRTGRGFLFLGCRFDDQLLRTYARQIAKRSARGHVAVIEGPLTRMERLFLEELAIERIDLPLEAVVEELKASGAHAA